TGCAGGCGCTGCGGCAATCTTTTGCAGGGCTTGAGCTAGCGGCCAAGAGTGTGTACTGATTTGAGAATCCAAGAAATCTAACACTGTCACTGGCTCATGAACGCGCACGAGTGTCTCTTGGGCTTCAGAAGGTTTGCCATGAACTAGGGCGATATGCATGCATGAGCTTGGGGTATCGCGATAAACAATACCTTCGAACTTGCCCCAAGGTGTAGTGAATTCACGAGTACCTTCGCGCACCACAATACTTTCGTGTTGGCTGCGATATTGAATGAGATCGGCAATGCTGCCAATCTTGAGTTGATGTTCTTTGGAAAACTCTAACAAGTCTGGCAGACGAGCCATGCTGCCATCGTCTTTCATGATTTCGCAAATCACAGATGTTGGTGAGCAACCCGCCATGGACGCAAGATCGCAACCAGCTTCGGTATGTCCTGAGCGAATTAATACGCCACCAGGTTGTGCCATTAAAGGGAAGATATGGCCAGGCTGAACTAAATCACTTGGCTTGGCATTGGGCGCAACTGCCGTTTTAATTGTCAGAGCGCGATCTGCTGCTGAGATACCGGTAGTAACGCCAGTAGCAGCCTCAATGGAGACTGTGAAATTGGTGCCCATCGAAGTGCCGTTGTCCCGCACCATCAAAGGAAGGTTGAGTTGCTGACAACGCTCGCGAGTGAGGGTCAGGCAAATGAGTCCACGACCATGTTTAGCCATGAAATTAACTGCTTCCGCTGTGACATGGTCAGCAGCCAATACGAGATCGCCTTCATTTTCGCGATCTTCTTCATCAACCAGAATGACCATCTTGCCGGCGCGGAGGTCGGCAATGATTTCTTCTGTGGAGGCTAGGGTATTTGGCATAGCCCTCTATTTTAAGCTGAGGAGCCCCTCTTTGTTGGTGCTTACAGCAATATCCCCGCTTTCTGACGGTAAGAGCCTTGGCCGGCCGTTTTCATCGCCGGCAGGCATTGGGAAAATGAGGGGGTGCTCAGTCCGCTGACAAATCCCCATCATTTTCCAGGCTACCCCAAGAATGGCTTTATTTTGTTCGAGGTTTTAGTGGCCATGAGCTTGATTTTGGGCGCTTGGATGAACTTCATTCAAAGTTACCAGGCCTTGAGTTTGAAATTAACGCAACAAGAGAAGCAAAAAGCACTCGTTAGAAAGGAGCAGGATGTTTTTGAAAGTGGTCTCATGGTCAAGGGCATAAGCAATGAGTTTGCTCGAATGTCTGGTCGGACTAACTATGTGCATGCTGCTACTCAATCCGCTTCTCAAAACCAGCGCTGATTTAGTTGCCAAACAAATTCAGTATGAAAAAACGCAAGCGCTGATCGCAGAGGCTGATCGTGCGCTTGAATTAATTGGTCGGGCAATTCGGATGGCGGGTTACCAAAATATTAAAACTGCTGATAAGAAAAAAAGTCCGAAGAGAGTAAATTTGAAGGGAGTCCAATATTTAGAAGTGCAAAAAAGAACTGGCTATCGCAGCTCTGATGCATTGCTTATTCGCCATGAATTATCGGATGGCATTGATTTTGATTGCATTGGTAATACGCTTACCCAAGAGCGCACCAAAAATCATTTGGCACTGCAAGGTTTTTTAGTAAACCGACAGGCTTCGCTACCCAAGGGTGCAAAAGCTGATGGAGGGTCATTGATCTGCCAATCTTTAGATCGCCAGGGTCGTATACAAAACACTACCCTCATGAATGGCGTTGAAGGCTTATGGATAGAAGAGACGAGCCCTCCTTTAGGCAAGCCATCATCGGATCAGCGCTTATTTAAAGTTTCTTTACTTATGACTGATGGGGTCCAAGTAAATATTCGGCTTGAGCGGGTTTTTGCTACCCGAAATTTCTTGTGATTTTGGCTTGGGTTATTTCTCTATTGCTCTTGGGTTCTGCGTTGGTTGGTCAACTAGAGCGACTAGCAACTTTGCGTATCGTTGAAGTAAACAGCATAAAGGTTGCGCATGCCCATTTTGTTGTTTCAGAAAAAGCTGTCTTGCAATGCGAAGGATCTATTTCAAATTTATCAGCGCTTGTAGAAAATCACTGCTTCATAGAACCTGCAGGAAAAAATCTTTGGCGTATTACTAGCAAAGAAAAACCCTTCGTTCAAATTCATGTACGGGTAGATGAAAAATCAGGTTTAGCTAAACGCCTGAATTGGCGACAAGTATTTGAATAAACATTATCAGCATGTCTCTACTCCAGAATCTGGATTTAGCCTGCTTGAACTCATGGCGGTGGTGTTGATGATTGCCATAATGGCTGTGATCACTATGCCACTGTTGCAAGAGCAAGTAGCCGTTCGAGAAATCGATTCCATAGCGAGGCGCTTTATTGCGCATGCGCATTTTGCGCGTCAACTCGCTTTGTATCGAGGTGAGTTAGTAACGCTATCCCCACTGGCAGATCATGGTTGGGAAGGGGGTTGGGCGATTCAGAGTGGATGCGTTTCCAGAAAGCCTCCACTCCAATGCTCGGCAAAACAATGGTTGTCTCATGGTCATATTCATCCTGTTTATTTCAAGCTTGGCGGCAAGCAATTTATTGATCCCCACTCTGGCAAAAGAGGCATTCTATTTAATGCAGCAGGCGCAGCAAAAACGGCTCAGGGCGGTTTTGTGGCCAATCGCCTCATCTTGGGCCATTCGAGCCATAACAGCCTGGAGAGACACCTGATTTTGGGTAGTGGTGGGCGTTGGCGTATCTGTGACCCGGCGCGGGATGCAAAGCGCTGTCATTGAATGGTTTAATAGACCCATGTACAGCGCAGTTGACCATCAATTTATGAGCGAGGCATTGGCCGAGGCTCAAAAAGCACTTTATCTATCAAACCCTAACCCAAGGGTGGGTTGCGTCATTGTCAAGGACGGCAAGATTATTGGGCGTGGATTTACGCAGCAAGTCGGCGGCCCTCATGCAGAAATTCAGGCTTTAGCTGATGCAAAGTCGCAAGGCATTGATCCCGCAGGCGCAACCATCTACGTCACATTGGAGCCCTGTAGCCACACTGGTAGAACACCGCCTTGTGTAGATGCTTTGGTTGCGGCCAAGCCTGCAAAAGTGATTGCTGCCATGCTCGACCCCAATCCTCTGGTATCAGGTACTGGGTTGGAGAGGCTGCAAGCCGCTGGTATTGAAGTGCAGTGCGGACTAATGGAGTCTGAAGCACAAACGTTGAATCGTGGATTTATTTCTAGAATGACGCGTGGCTTGCCGTGGGTCCGCATGAAAATCGCTGCAAGTCTCGATGGAAAAACGGCATTACCCGACGGACGTAGTCAATGGATTACCGGACCATTGGCTAGGGCTGATGGTCATCACTGGCGTGCTCAGGCTTGCGCTATTGTGACTGGCGTAGGAACCGTTAAAGAAGATGATCCCTCACTCAATGTGAGAGAGGTACTGACTCAGCGCCAACCGTGGCGCGTCATCGTTGACTCTAAATTAGAGACCCCGCTAACTGCCAAAATATTAAACGATGTGACTGCGACATCAGGTGTCATCATTATGTGCGCTAGCTTGAGTAACCCCGCCATTCAAGAAAAAGCCAAAGCATTTCAAGAGCGTGGCGTTGAGGTAGTTGCTATGGCTAATGAATTTGGCAAAGTCGATTTACCAAAGCTCTTCTCTTATCTTGCTAAAGAGCGCGGCATGAATGAGGTACACATTGAGTCAGGCTTTAAATTAAATGGCTCCATGCTCAGAGAAGGCTGTGTCGATGAGCTCTTGCTGTATTACGCCCCATTCTTCATGGGCGAAGGTATTGGCATGGCTAATGTGTCAACTTCATCATTAGATCTGCGTCAGGATTGGCGGATCATGGATCAGCGCTTGTTTGGACCTGATCTGCGCTTGAGATATATTAAGAACTAAAATCTAGCCATGTTTACAGGAATCATTACTGCTGTCGGTCAAATTCAAAGCGCTCAAGCGAAGGGCGATGGTCTGCATTTAATCGTTGAGGTCCCTGCGGGCTACTTAGATGATGTTGCGCTCGGTGACAGTATTGCTATTCAGGGCGCATGTATGACGGCCACCCAATTTAAGGGCAATACATTTGCCTTGGATATTTCTCGTGAGTCACTTAATAAGACTGTTGGTCTAGATAAGGTTGGGCCAGTCAATTTAGAAAAAGCTATGCGTTTAAATGATCGTTTAGGTGGTCATTTGGTAAGCGGTCACGTAGATGGTATTGGCAACGTGGTGCACTTTTCTCAAGTGGCGCAAGATGCATATGGTTCTTGGTTACTTCGCATTGAAGCTCCAAAAGAATTAGCACCATTCCTGGCCTATAAAGGCTCTATCGTTGTGAATGGCGTGTCGTTGACGGTTAATAAAACTGAAGATAATCCAAGTGCCTGCATTGTTGACATCAACCTCATCCCTCATACACTGCAAAGTACTACTTTGGGTAAGTTGCAGCAGGGCGACGCCGTAAATCTCGAGATTGATTTAATTGCGCGTTATGTTGCGCGTATGCTGGAAGCTAAAGCCCTTTAAGCAGATTCATTTTCTGGCACTTGCTTTTCGATAGACTTCTTCTTGATTTCTTTTGCCTATTGCGATGACAAGAATAATCAATTTTCGATCGATAACCTCGTATACCAGGCGATAACCTAGGGCTTTCAGTTTTATTTTGTAGTAATTATCTAAATCACCATGAAGTTTGGCCGATTCAATTCTAGGATTATTAACTCTTTTTTCTAATTGCTTCTTAAATTGCGCTTTTATTGAGTTATCTAATTTATGCCATTCTTTTAAAGCCAGTACGTGAAACTCAAGACTATAGATCTGCAAGTTTTACCTTTACTGTTTTGCCGCCTTTTCTGGATTGAATGGTTTTAATAAGGGCGGCATCATCCACCAACTCAAGTAAAGCCTCATAGGCTTTTGCCGATAGAAGGTACGCTTCAGGTTTATTGTGATTTAAAACTGCAACAGGAAGATCGCCGGCGATCTCCATTATTTTGCTTGGATTGCGCCTTAAATCGGTCATGCTGACCGTAGTTTTAGCGTGAATTGTTTGTGTCAGATTCATAAAATTACCCATTATTTAGTGCATTATTTAGTGCATTTTAAGAAAAGTCAATCAAAAAAAGACCCTAGAGTTCTAGGGTCTAAGTCTTGGGGTTTATGTAGTTTTTATCGATAGCGAGTAGGATCGCTCACATTGGCTTGCTTAAAGCCTGCCTGCCTTAGACGGCAGGACTCACATTCACCGCAAGCTTCGCCTAAATCATTGGCTTGGTAGCAAGAAACTGTTTGGGAGTAATCAACCCCCATAGTGCTGCCTAATTGAATAATTTCAGATTTGCTTAAATTGATGATGGGGGCATGAACCCTAAAGCGATTTTCATCATTGATGGCTTCTACACCTGCTTTCGTTGCAAGGTTAGCCATGTGCTCAAACGAGGCGACATACTCAGGGCGACAGTCTGGATAACCTGAATAGTCAACGGCATTGGCGCCATAAAAAACATCGAGTCCACCAAGTGATTCTGCCCATCCTAAAGCGAGTGAAAGCAAAATCGTATTGCGTGCTGGTACATAAGTAACGGGGATCTCTTGGTCTTTGCCAGGTGTTACTGGAATGGCAATAGAAGAGTCTGTTAAGGCGGATCCGCCAAAGCGAGTGAGGTCCAAATTGACCACCTCGTGACGAATGACACCAATTTGTTTGGCGATGTGTTTTGCTGCTGCCAACTCAGAAGAGTGACGTTGTCCATAGCCCACTGACAGTGCGAACGGCGAGTAGCCCAAGTCTTTGGCTAGAGCTAAGACCGTAGTGGAGTCTAGGCCCCCAGAAAACAAGATAACGGCAGGCGCACCTGGTTTGCGTGGTGCAAGATTCTGAAATGCAGCAGACAGCTTAGACATACTTACTTGATCGCAGAAAGCAGTTGCTGCGCGTCTTTTGCTGCTTCGGTGTCAGGATATTTAGAAATAACTTCGTTAAATGTTTTCTTGGCGGCAGTTTTATTACCGTTCTCAAGCTGAGAGTTTCCTAATGTCACCATGGCACCAGGAATACGGGGGTGATTAGGGTATTTCTTAATCAGGCTTTGAAGTTGGCTAATTGCGCCAGCGTAATCTTTGTTGGCGTATTTGCTATTGCCGCTCCAATACAGCGCTAGAGGCAAGTAAGGGCTCTTAGAGTATTTATTCGCAAATGCAGAAAATCCATCGTCTGCCTTTTTAAGATTGCCCGCTTGAAAAGCTTTTAAGGCATCGTCGTAGGCTTTCTTCTCGCCAGGTTGCACTGTGCCTGAGACACCTTCAATGGTTACCGTGCGAGGCTCAAAATTACCTAGGCGCGTATCCAGATCTTGGTAATACGTTTTCTGACTGCTGGTGATGTCTTCACCTTGTTTTTCAAGCTCTTCGATTTTGCCGCGCAGCTCAGAATTATCTGCTTTGAGCTTGTCAATCTGACCTTGCAATTCCAATTGGGTGGTGGCCAAGGTTTTGCGCAACTCTAGGATGGCCTTGCGGGCTTCGTCATCTGAAAAGAGCGCCCAGGCGCTATTGGATGCGCCTAAGAAAATGACGGTAGCACTTAAACAAAACGCTCGTGAGAGCGTTTGTTTTGCAGAGTGTGAAAACATCTTCATTTAGTTCGTGATGTAAACAATGTCAGCGCGGCGATTTTCTGCCCAAGCTGCTTCAGTATCACCTTCAGCTTTAGGCTTTTCTTTACCAAAGCTTACGGCTTCCATTTGGTCATCAGAAACGCCCATCAAATTTAAAGATTTACGAACCGCATCAGAACGACGTTGGCCTAATGCCAAGTTGTACTCAGCAGTGCCGCGTTCATCAGTGTTACCTTGAATGATGATCTTCTGTTTTGGATTTGCTTTTAAGTAACTTGCATGAGCAGACAACATTTTTTGATATTTAGTTTGAACGGTGTACTCGTCAAAACCAAAGTAAACACTTTTCTCAAACAATGGGCTGCTAGGATCATTCCAAGGCTGCGAGCCAAACTTACCGCTGCCACTGCCATTAGCGCCATCAGTGTCATCTAATTTAACGCTAGAACATGCAGCCATCAAAAATGCTGTGGCGCCGATGAGAGCAAATGTCGCTGCGCGACGTGCGATAGAAATCTTCATGAATTTTCCTTTTTTCCTACAAGCCAAATAACCAATGAATTAGCAAACTCGCTCCAAAGGAGCTGATAGTTAATATTATGCCCTCAAGAATGCCAAAAGTGAGTATTTCACCCCTAAATAGGGGTGTTGTGGAGGGTTTGGGGCTTGGTGTTGCTGGACTTACTTAGTCCATAAATGGACCCCAGGATGGCTGACGGACGTCAGATCCTGGAATGCTCAACACTTGCTTAGAATTGCCGTCTACAGATACGGCCGCTAGCACACGTTTTCCACCAACTTTAGTGGAGTAGAGAACATAACGGCCATTGGCTGCAAAGGAAGGCGACTCATCGCTGCTGCCATCGGTTAAGGCCTGCGCATCACCGGTAGCTAAATTCAGAATGTAGAGGCGATAGGCGCCACCAATATTGGCGATATAAGCCAAGTATTTTCCGTCTGGAGAAATTCTTGGGGAAGTGACAAACCCTTGTTTGAAGGTAATACGTTTTGCGCCTTCAGCTTGTTCGCCTTCGGCACTCATGCGATAGATCTGTGGATTGCCGCCACGATCGCTCGTGAAATAAATATAGCGACCATCAGCTGAGTACTGCGGTTCAGTATCAATCGTGTTGCCGCGCGTTAAGCGATGCAAGCCTGTGCCATCTGCATTGATGCCATAGATCTGAGTGTTGCCATCTTTAGAAAGTGAGATAGCCAGTTTTCTACCATCGGGTGACCAAGCAGGTGCACTGTTATTTCCCTTTTGATTGGAAAGCGAAATGCGACGACCAGTAGCCAACTCGTGAACATAAATGACTGGCTTACGATCTTCAAAAGAAACGTACGCCACTTTCTTGCCATCGGGAGACCATGATGGGGAAATAATTGGCTCACCGCTATTCATCGCATTGCGAATATTTTGACCATCGGCATCTGAGATCACCAGGCGATAGCGCTTACCATCCTTAATGACATAGGACAAGCGAGTGGAGAAGACGCCACGCTCACCTAATAATTTAAAGATGATGTCATCTGCAATTTTGTGCGCTGCTGCA
The window above is part of the Polynucleobacter sp. AP-Kolm-20A-A1 genome. Proteins encoded here:
- the ribBA gene encoding bifunctional 3,4-dihydroxy-2-butanone-4-phosphate synthase/GTP cyclohydrolase II — translated: MPNTLASTEEIIADLRAGKMVILVDEEDRENEGDLVLAADHVTAEAVNFMAKHGRGLICLTLTRERCQQLNLPLMVRDNGTSMGTNFTVSIEAATGVTTGISAADRALTIKTAVAPNAKPSDLVQPGHIFPLMAQPGGVLIRSGHTEAGCDLASMAGCSPTSVICEIMKDDGSMARLPDLLEFSKEHQLKIGSIADLIQYRSQHESIVVREGTREFTTPWGKFEGIVYRDTPSSCMHIALVHGKPSEAQETLVRVHEPVTVLDFLDSQISTHSWPLAQALQKIAAAPAGVAVLLNAAGIAAPNNEDWLAQFQKLNQSQGDVQKPLARKTDFRSYGIGAQILKDIGVGKMRLLANPSPVPSLSGYKLEVTGYTPYQP
- a CDS encoding GspH/FimT family pseudopilin; this encodes MNKHYQHVSTPESGFSLLELMAVVLMIAIMAVITMPLLQEQVAVREIDSIARRFIAHAHFARQLALYRGELVTLSPLADHGWEGGWAIQSGCVSRKPPLQCSAKQWLSHGHIHPVYFKLGGKQFIDPHSGKRGILFNAAGAAKTAQGGFVANRLILGHSSHNSLERHLILGSGGRWRICDPARDAKRCH
- the ribD gene encoding bifunctional diaminohydroxyphosphoribosylaminopyrimidine deaminase/5-amino-6-(5-phosphoribosylamino)uracil reductase RibD, yielding MYSAVDHQFMSEALAEAQKALYLSNPNPRVGCVIVKDGKIIGRGFTQQVGGPHAEIQALADAKSQGIDPAGATIYVTLEPCSHTGRTPPCVDALVAAKPAKVIAAMLDPNPLVSGTGLERLQAAGIEVQCGLMESEAQTLNRGFISRMTRGLPWVRMKIAASLDGKTALPDGRSQWITGPLARADGHHWRAQACAIVTGVGTVKEDDPSLNVREVLTQRQPWRVIVDSKLETPLTAKILNDVTATSGVIIMCASLSNPAIQEKAKAFQERGVEVVAMANEFGKVDLPKLFSYLAKERGMNEVHIESGFKLNGSMLREGCVDELLLYYAPFFMGEGIGMANVSTSSLDLRQDWRIMDQRLFGPDLRLRYIKN
- a CDS encoding riboflavin synthase — its product is MFTGIITAVGQIQSAQAKGDGLHLIVEVPAGYLDDVALGDSIAIQGACMTATQFKGNTFALDISRESLNKTVGLDKVGPVNLEKAMRLNDRLGGHLVSGHVDGIGNVVHFSQVAQDAYGSWLLRIEAPKELAPFLAYKGSIVVNGVSLTVNKTEDNPSACIVDINLIPHTLQSTTLGKLQQGDAVNLEIDLIARYVARMLEAKAL
- a CDS encoding type II toxin-antitoxin system RelE/ParE family toxin codes for the protein MQIYSLEFHVLALKEWHKLDNSIKAQFKKQLEKRVNNPRIESAKLHGDLDNYYKIKLKALGYRLVYEVIDRKLIILVIAIGKRNQEEVYRKASARK
- a CDS encoding type II toxin-antitoxin system prevent-host-death family antitoxin yields the protein MNLTQTIHAKTTVSMTDLRRNPSKIMEIAGDLPVAVLNHNKPEAYLLSAKAYEALLELVDDAALIKTIQSRKGGKTVKVKLADL
- the queC gene encoding 7-cyano-7-deazaguanine synthase QueC, yielding MSKLSAAFQNLAPRKPGAPAVILFSGGLDSTTVLALAKDLGYSPFALSVGYGQRHSSELAAAKHIAKQIGVIRHEVVNLDLTRFGGSALTDSSIAIPVTPGKDQEIPVTYVPARNTILLSLALGWAESLGGLDVFYGANAVDYSGYPDCRPEYVASFEHMANLATKAGVEAINDENRFRVHAPIINLSKSEIIQLGSTMGVDYSQTVSCYQANDLGEACGECESCRLRQAGFKQANVSDPTRYR
- the ybgF gene encoding tol-pal system protein YbgF, with protein sequence MKMFSHSAKQTLSRAFCLSATVIFLGASNSAWALFSDDEARKAILELRKTLATTQLELQGQIDKLKADNSELRGKIEELEKQGEDITSSQKTYYQDLDTRLGNFEPRTVTIEGVSGTVQPGEKKAYDDALKAFQAGNLKKADDGFSAFANKYSKSPYLPLALYWSGNSKYANKDYAGAISQLQSLIKKYPNHPRIPGAMVTLGNSQLENGNKTAAKKTFNEVISKYPDTEAAKDAQQLLSAIK
- the pal gene encoding peptidoglycan-associated lipoprotein Pal yields the protein MKISIARRAATFALIGATAFLMAACSSVKLDDTDGANGSGSGKFGSQPWNDPSSPLFEKSVYFGFDEYTVQTKYQKMLSAHASYLKANPKQKIIIQGNTDERGTAEYNLALGQRRSDAVRKSLNLMGVSDDQMEAVSFGKEKPKAEGDTEAAWAENRRADIVYITN
- the tolB gene encoding Tol-Pal system beta propeller repeat protein TolB; this encodes MLQLAIHLIGKFHSKVCALSAVVLALTISIATPALAQMNIEITGVGQSLYPIAVMRFKDENKLPTSVTEIIRQDLARSGYFKNTENGNAVENDEGTPNYKSWAARGADALVVGSVVQTAGSQFEIHYKLFDVRKSQSLGGLNLNSSADNLRAAAHKIADDIIFKLLGERGVFSTRLSYVIKDGKRYRLVISDADGQNIRNAMNSGEPIISPSWSPDGKKVAYVSFEDRKPVIYVHELATGRRISLSNQKGNNSAPAWSPDGRKLAISLSKDGNTQIYGINADGTGLHRLTRGNTIDTEPQYSADGRYIYFTSDRGGNPQIYRMSAEGEQAEGAKRITFKQGFVTSPRISPDGKYLAYIANIGGAYRLYILNLATGDAQALTDGSSDESPSFAANGRYVLYSTKVGGKRVLAAVSVDGNSKQVLSIPGSDVRQPSWGPFMD